GAACGTAGGGAGCTAGTGGAAGCACGATTTAGGCCCTTTTCTCGAGTGGATAAGGGGTTGAAGCGAGAGCCAGGTCGCGACCTTTTTCGATCAGCTTCCCTTTCTCGAGTCGAATCTGTCGCCGCGCGAGCTGGGCAACTTTCGGATCGTGTGTTACCAGCAAAAGTGTCATCCCGAGTTCGTCGTTGAGTCGCTGAACGAGCTCCAAGATTTGCTCCGTGGTATCGGCGTCGAGATCGCCAGTCGGCTCGTCACCCACGATGATGGTGGGACTGGCAACAATCGCGCGTGCAATGCCGACACGCTGCTCTTGGCCACCCGATAGCTGGCGAGGATAGTGCTGCGCACGATCGCGCAAGTTCACCGCCTCGAGGGCAATCTCGACACGCTTGTGACGCTCGGCAGACGAGATCGGCAGCAGTAGCAGCGGCAATTCGACATTCTCATAAGCAGTGAGGACCGGAATCAGATTGTGCATCTGAAAGATGTAACCGATGTTGGCAGCACGCCAATCGGCAAGAGCTCCGCGCGACAGCCGCGTGATGTCGGAACCGTTAATCACAATCTCCCCCGACGTTGGTCGATCGATCCCAGCGACCGAGTTGAGGAGGGTGCTTTTTCCGCTTCCACTGGCCCCCATCAAGGAAACGAAATCGCCACGTTCGATATCAAGATCGACATCGAGCAGAGGGGTGATCACTTCGTCTCCCTTGCGGAATTGCTTGGTGAGTCGACGAATTTCTACGAGAGCCATAACAAGTTTCCTGCAGTGAAGACTATTTGGTGGTGGGGGAAGTTGGCTGCGCTGTGCGAGCTGTCGTAACTGGGGCAGACATCGAATCGCGCGATGTACCGAGCGAGCGATCGGCCCCTGTCACTCGAATTCGCGCTCCATCGGCTAGTTCATCGCGCCCCGCGACGATCAATTTGTCGAGCGCCGTAAGTCCACCGATCACTTCGACAAGCTCGCTCGTCTTGGCCTCGCCGAGCTGAATCGTTTGTCGCCGCGCGATCGTTTGCGAGCCATCGATGATCCACACACTCGCCCCACTTTCGCTCGTTTCGACGAGCTCTTGAGGGACGAGCATTCGAAGCGGATCGTGATTGGCTTCGGTTGCAGGTCGCGCACTTTGCGGCGCGAGGAAGGTGACCTGCGCGAGCATCTCGGGACGCAAAACCTCCGGTGGATCGGTGATCGAAACTTTGACCTGCAGCGTGTTTTTTTGAATGTCGGCCTGTGAGGTGATTCCGAGCACGACCCCCTGCAAAATCGCTGGCGATGCCGACGTTGTAAGCTGGACACTTTGTCCGAGCTGAACTTGCGACACATCTTCGAGTCGCACATCGACGCGCACTTGCAGCTGTTTGGGGTCATACAGCGACGCGACGCTGCTCGAATCACTTTCCGACGCGCTTGTGAGTCCCATCAAGCGCGAACCGGGACGAGTGTGAAGCGCCAGCACGCGCCCCTGGATTGGCGAGCAGACCGTCATCCGCGCTAGGCGGAGCTGAATCGTTTCGATGGCCAGTTCTGCTTGCCGCACATGCGCTTCAGCGGCAGTGAGCCGAGCCTGCGAGTCTGCTGCGGCCAGCGTTTCGTCGGTCTTGAGCTTAAGCTTGGTATGGAGCGCTTCGCAGCGGCGTTGCCATGCGGCTTGCTGTCGCGCGAGGGTTGTGCCCCGCTGCTCGAGATCGGCAAGCGTGGCCGAGGCAGCGTCGAATTCGCTCTGTGCTTTTTGAATCGATCGACCGGCGATGGCATCCGCCACTTGCTGCTTAGCTTCGAGATCTTGTCGCGCGAGTGTGAACCGAGCCCGTGCCGATTGAATCAGAAACGGAAGATTGTTGATTTCGGTTTCGAGCGTCGCGAGCGCCGCGTCCGCCTCGGCATGTTCGGCCTCTAAATGAACCGGCTGATCGAATTTCGACTGCGCGCTGGCGACAGCCGCTCGAGCCGCATCGCGCTCGGCCTGTCGCAGCAGCAGGATCGACTCCGCTTCGGCCAGTTGTAGACGAACGTCGGCATCGACCAGTCGCGCGATCGGCTGGTTCGCCTCGACATTTTGTCCCTCGACCACCAGCAACTGCTCGACTACCCCTTCGACAAGTGCCGAGCAAATCACAGCGGTCGGACGGGGCTCGATCCATCCAGCAGCTTGAAACAGGGGAGTTCCCGCCTGTTGCACCTCGGCCCGTGTCAGCAAAACAGGCATGATGGTGACTGGTGCTGCTGGGAGCCAGAAGTCGCGCGCTGACCAGCCAACGAGGGCGACAAAGCCTGCTATGGTGAGTAGCGGCAAGCCCCAAGAAAGTGTCGTACCCCGTTTACGTGCTCGAGGAGTTTCAGGAACTACGCGATCGACGGTCAGTTGTCGGAGATCTACTTGAGTTGCCATGGCTGTATTTACTGTCGACTTAACGCTGAGGTGGCTGGTGAAAGAGTGCTTTGACAAGCGGATTAGAGCGCTTTGAGTCCCTCGACGATCTCGTAGCGCATCGCCTTCATGGCCGGGGGCAAAGCTCCCAGAACGCCGAGTAGAAAACCGGTGCCACATCCCACCAGCATGGCCAGACTATCGACACGCAGTGCGAACGCTCCCATGGTGAAACGAACGGCGGTGCCATTAACGAGCAGCAACGCGATCGTGCATGCCAGAAGCGAAGCGGTCATCGATAGCAGGGTTGCTTCCTGAATCAAACTGATGGCGATCGAGCGGCGGCGATAGCCGATTGCTTGCAGCGTCGAGAGCTCGCGAACACGTCCGACCACAGCCCCGTACATCGTGTTGAGTCCGGCAAAAATTCCTGCGCCAGCAACGAGGACGACGACAATCCAGCCGAGCATACGAACCGGCTGATAATGTTTTTGTAGCGAGGCGTAGTAGGCAGTTTCACCGACAGCTTGGAGCTCGAGATCGACACGCTCTTTGCAAAAAAGCTCGACATCGGAGGGTGCGGCACCACTCGTGAGCCCCACTGCCACCAGGCTGATATCTTGCCGCTTGAGCGCCGTTTGCAGATCTTCCAGTGGTGCCCAAATCTCCGATTCAAAGGCGGCTCCCCTCGCGCTGAAGCGTCCGCTGATTGTCCACTCCCGATTGTCGAACCGCAGCGTTTTTCCGATCGTGAGCAGCTCGGCTTTGCACCCCAGTTTGGCGGCGGCAAGTTTCCCCACGAGGATTTCTCCGGTCGCAGGCCACTTCCCTTCGATCATCGCCACTTGGCGCCGCAGAAGCGGTGTGGCGGAGGTGACACCACGCACGATGCCAAACATCCCCGGCGCATCGACAGCGGTTTGCACTTTGGTGCCGATATAAAGTTCGGGCGCCACATGACTAGTTCCAAAGCGACTCTCCACACCATCGAGACTGGCGGAGAGGAGCGCCGCTGTTCGACCAGGGATCGCGGAATTCTCGATATCGGCCGCAGCGCCGATGGAGTAGACGAGCACCACTTGAGAATCGCCACTCGAGGCGAGCGATCCTTCGAGTCCACGAATGAACGCGACGACGACCAGCACCAGCAGCACGACGGTGGTGAGTGCGGCGAGTGTCAAACCACTTCGCGCGGGGCGGCGAAATAGGTTGCGAATTCCGTATTCCCACGGAAGAAGTCGTAAGTGAAACATCGTGAACTCCTACGCTGAACTCCAAGAAACTCTTGCCGTCGACCTGCCTGTCATCGAGCAGCGAGCTTTAGCGGCGGATGAAGAAGCCATCGGCTGCAATCGAGACGTTTCCCCCCTTGTCGCGCGATGCTGTCCCTTGAATCACAACCGTTTCTTGCTCTTTCACGCCGAGTAGTTCGCGAGCATCGTGCGCGATCACTTTGCCATCATCCCCTACGAACTTCACCATGGTGGCGGCCGCCATCATCTCCTTGGCACAGTCGGCGCAATCAGCCTGGCAATGCCCCGCAGCATCGCACGAGGGAAGGATACGTGTGTCGACAATCAAAAAGGCAGCTCGACCTTCGACCCACGGATTCACACCACCACCGAGTCGACCGACCACGACAACCGGCTGGCCATCTTGGGCCGACTCTTTCACGTCGAGCACTTCGACAGCCCCTTGGGGCTCGGCAGAGAGCTGAAACTTTGTCGCCGTCGCCGACTCGATTGACGAAGCAGAAGACCGAGCGCATCCGGTGATCATCAGGGCCATCATGGAAACCGAAGCGACGAAATAAACGAAGCAGCGCATGGAAAGTTCCTCTTCCTTGCAGGCAAGGAAAACTAGGAGATGTGTGAAATGAAAGATGCGAAGCGCGCACGTTACGTCGAAGGACGAGTAACTAGCGCTACTGAAATTGGCGGCGAGCAGAAGACTATGAAAGACAAGCCGCAGGGACTTGTCGGTCGCCTATCAAGACGTGAATCGGCAAAGAAGTGCACAGCGTGCCAGGGCCGAAGAACCAGGGTTTGTAGGACACACTAGCGCCCAAGAGCGAGCTTGATCGGCCGCTACTAGCCGAAGCAGAAGTTCTGCGTCGGCAATGACGATTGCAGTCGGTGGATCGAGCTCGATCTTCGTCGATTCGACCGCTGCGACGCGCTGCTGATGTCGCGTAAAACAATCGCAGTCGGTGGGGCAGTGGCAAGGTGTCGCGTCGATCCAAAACTGCTTGGTTGTGTCGGCTTCAGCGATCGTTTCTCGTGCAATCAGCTCGCCCGGCACCTCGAGATTCGAAGCATCGAGCTGCTGCGGCTGATCGATGTGGTCATGGCATTCAGAGTGATTCTGTACGCAGCGAGCGTCATCACACGAGGCATGCTGGCAGGTGGTCTCGCCAGCGGTGACGACGCAGCAATCGCAGGCACAATCGAGGGCTAGCAATGGCTGCACGGGGATCACCCCGGCTGTGAGCCAGATCACCAGCTTCGCGAGTTGTTGCCGCCACACGTACATCCGTATCCCTTTTGAATTGCCTTTCAGCTGCCAACCCTAGTGGGGCAGTGTTATCCCTAACTTCGTCACAACGGGCGAGCCCAATTGAGCGAGAATCGTGGGAAAAGCTAGTCAATAACGGGCTGAAACTACGCTTCGTTCTCGCTTGCAAACGCCCCGTAATTGATCACGTGCACTAGATCACGAGCGGTCTCAAATGCAACTGAAGTTCTAGAGCGTCAATTGGTGATGGTGATGGTGATGCCGGTCGCGATCGCGCTGGCCAGAAAAATCTCAGGTGCCTTGCACGAAAGTGGCGCGAACCTGCGCGTGAAGGTGTTGTCTTACCGTCGACGACCCCGCGCTAGGTGAATCCTCTTACCGAGTCTCTGCTGGGGCGACGTGCCACTTCTTTCTCTCCACCGCTGACGAAAGGGAATCCCATGTTTGCAAGTATTGGTCGCCCTTCGTTACAGCGACTCCTGCCGGGCGATACGCGCCCGCTCGACTAGCCGCGACAGCTTTTGGCAATCGCTGCTTTTTTCTAGTCCTGCAATCGTCGTGCGCACATTTCGTGGCGCTTGCGCGAATCGCGAGGACTCTTTCTACATCGGTCACGCTGCTCCCATTGAAGCGCCGCGCAGATGCGACTCGTTAGAGCGCGCATGCGTGGCGGTTAGGAAGAGTGCTGCGCGCCCCTGCTCTGCTGGATGAATGGATGTCACGAATCACAAGACGCGACACGCGACATGTCACGATGGCCCGCGCGCTCCATGCGCGACTTTACCTCAGCGCCGATGGGAAGCTCTTTTCGTTTCGCGGAAAAGTGCCGTATCAGGATCTAATCGCCGCACTGCTAAAGGATCGTCTGGCCAGCACGCTGGCCGAGCGTACTCCGACTCCGCAAGAGCTGGGCATTCATCCCTGCGATGGTCAGCTCTGCCCCCAGGTGCTGCACAACTTTCAAGTGGCGCTTCATCGCTGGGGCAAAGAATTGTCGGAAGAGAAACTCCGCGCTCGCGCACGCCGTCGACGCGACAGCGTGATCGCCAGCGAGCAAGTGGAAGTGAAACTGCTCGGTGATCGTCTCACGGAGATCCGTCAGAAACTTGCAGCGCACAAGGAATTGCTCGCTACTGGGGGCTGCTACTTTCTCGACGCCGCAACCGAAGCAACTCTTGCTGCGCTCCTTGCTCAATCGCGACGCAGCTTGGCCATTCCACCTGCGGTGGCCTGGCTAGCGCGGATGGTTTTCTGGCTCTCGGGCGAATGTGCTGCGCGACGTTTCATCCGCGCCGCTGAAGTGCTGCTGGAAACCTATCCCAAGGTTTCGCTCGCGATGCAGCTCGACGGTTTTCAGCGTGCGCTTCAGGTTTGGAGAAAACGCTCGGAGATCCAGCCCGCGCGACAGCTTCGCGACGAACTCGCTGCCCACGTGGCGCAGCTATCTCCGGAACTTGCGCGTCGTGTTCAACTCTCGGTACGTCTGCGCGGTCGCACCATGCGGCAGCACTGCGATCTGCTGCTTACGCGCTGCGCGCAGAGCGTCAAGCACGAGCAGCGACTCTATTGGCAAACCATCCCCGCGCATTTGGCGGCGCTGGTGGCTTGCGATGGAAGTGCCGTCCCCATTCCACAGCGCTGCCTCACATCGACCAAAGAACGAACGGCTCATCCGTCGCAGGTGGAAGAGTTTCGCAGCCTCGCTCATGAAATGGAGGAGCCGGGCTACGACGCGCTACTCCGAGCGATCGATGAGCTCGCCGAGCCCGCACCGCGTAGCGAGTATGGATCGTTGCGCCGACATCTTGTTGCAGGACAATCACTCGACAACATCGCTTGGCTTATTCAAAACTACGCGCTTTATCACATCGCCAATCAAACCCTGGATATAGCGCGTGCTCGTCGTCTCGTCGACCGTTTGGAGAAATCCGGATTGAAGATTGAAGATTGGTATTTGCCACGAATCATCAGCGCAGTATCGGACACGAGACTTCGCGCTGCGATCGAGCGCTGGGTCGATTGGCTGGCGAGCGTCTCACCGCGTAGCGTCACGCCGAAGCTGCGCTTGGTACTCGAAAAATTTTTCCGGAATCGCTACTTGCCCCTCATTGGTCAAGTTGGTTGGTTCGAAAAAGTGAGTCCTGCCTTGCTGCCGCTACAAGGCGATCCCTCTTCGAGCTCGATCACGGAACTTCTGCAGCGACTCGCCAACTATCAGCAACTGCTGGGGCATGCAGCGGAGCTGCCCAAATCGCTTCGTAAAATGGTCGATTCACACGAGCGTGAAGCGCGTGAGCGCATGCACCTGCGCGCGCAACTAGTTAGCGGATCACTCAGCACATCAGCGGCCCAGCGCTGGCAATTGCTCGAAGCCCGGTCGAGCGATCGGTCTGATACCAGTAAGCTGCGGCGCGTGGCCGAGGAAGCTTATTTGAAGCTTGGTGTCGAAACGCAGCTGACAGTGATGAAACAGCTCGCGCTCGCTCGATCGCAAGACTACCTGGGAGAGATGGCCGAGCGACTGAGCTGCGATCAACTGTGGCAATGCGTCAACTGGCTCGAGGAACTTCCGGCCGAGGAACGAACGCGACTTCGAAGGCTAGTCGCATCGCATCGCTACTTTGGTAGCAGCTACAAACAACAGCTCCCCGAGAATCAGCCGTGGATAGCAAAAGCCGCTGCAGAAGGTTTTGATCTCGTGTCGTGGTTCGCCCCGCCGTCGCACAGGCTGATGCTCGGACAACAACGCTGCGAAATTCTCATCGCTTGCGACATCGAGAAGGTTTTGCTCATGGGGGAATATTTCGACACGTGCCTCGGCTTCGGTGGTGTGAATAATCGGACGACGATCACCAATGCCTACGACGCCAACAAGCAGGTGGTATTCGTCGTGACGCGCGACAGCGAGGGGCGCGAACGCGTGCTAGCTCGCATGCTGCTGGCGATCAGCCGCGACTGGAAGCTTGTGCGTTACCGGCTCTACATGGCGGTCCCTCGCACCGAAACGGCAACTCGCACAGCGGTGTTCCACGCCGTGACGAGCTTTGCCGCGCAGATTGCGAGCGACTGTGGTTTGCCACTTGCCGACAACGGAGCCCCTGAGACGATCGGCGAGCACTTCTGGTACGACGACGGAACCATGGAGTGGCCAGCACGGGCCTATGCCGAACTGCGCGATGCGCTCGAAGACCATGCTTCGCAGTTCAGCATGTGCGTTGGCTTGTGAGTGGCCTGCGCGTCGGTCGACCGCACGCGCGATCACTGCAGGCTGCTGGAACCCGGTTTCCAGCAGCCTCGAGGTCTGGTCGCTGGCGTCTCAGCATTCCGTTCGCTTCGGATTTCACTTGACTCAGCAACAGCCTCGCGGTAGTTTCATCGACGATCGTTGATCGGTTCCCCACCACCCCTACCCACCTGCCCTGCCCTCGCCTCTCGCCCGTTTGAATCTCCCCTTCCCATCCACTTCGGTAGGAGGACAGCAATGTCTCCCCGAGTTGCCTTGCTGGCCATTGTGGCGATTCTGTCGCCTTTGTGCCTGTCTGTAAGGGCCGATGATACACCTTCGGTTTCTGAGCGGATCGATCAGCTCATTGAAGCCAGCGCCATCGGTCCGGTCGCTCCCACCGCTTCCGATGCCGACTTTGTGCGCCGCATCTACCTCGATTTGGTCGGAGTGATTCCCTCAGCGACGCAAACCCGAGCGTTTCTTAGCGATACTTCGCCCACCAAACGGGCCGATCTGATCGATCAGCTGCTCGAGACGCCGCAGTTCGCCCGCCACATGGCCCTGACGTTCGACGTCGTGCTGATGGAGCGCCGTCCCGATCGGGCGGTGAAGTCGGCCGAGTGGTTCGAGTACCTAAGGTCGGCTTTCGCGCAGAATCGTCCCCTCGATGCCTTGCTGCGGGAACTGATTACAGCCGATGGTGCCGACGAAGCAGCCCGCCCTGCTGCCCGGTTCTTACTCGACCGAGAATGCGAGCCGAACTTGATCACGCGTGATGCCGGACGAGTGCTGTTTGGCATGGACCTGCAATGTGCCCAGTGTCACGACCATCCCAATGTGAACGACTATTTGCAGGAAGACTACTACGGCCTCTATTCCTTTTTCCTCCGCACGAGCTCGTTTACCGATCCCAAAAAGAAGCAAGCTTTCACGAGTGAAAAGGCGGATGGCGAAGCGAACTTCAAATCGGTCTTCACTGGCAACTCAGCAGATCGTGTCGCCCCGCAGCTTCCTCACGGAAAGACTCTCTACAACGAGCCCACGTTCAAGTCGGGTGAAGAGTACGTATCAATCCCGACCAAAGAGACCCGCGCGATTCCCAAACATAGCCGCCGCGCTCGGCTCGCCGAGAGTCTCACCTCGAGCTGGGAGTTTCGTCGCAATCTGGCGAATCGATTATGGGCCCACTTGATGGGGCGCGGGCTAGTGCATCCGGTCGACAGTCATCATCTCGACAATCCGCCGACGCATCCCGAGGTCTTGGAGCTCCTTGCGACCGAGATCGAAACATCGGGCTATAACCTCCAAACGATGCTCCGCACGATTGCTCTCACGCGTGCTTATCAGCGTACCTGCGATCCTGTTGCGGAAGCGTCGGTGATGGGAACGGTGACCCCTGAACTTCTCGCTAGCCTCGAGCGCGATCGCGGAATTCTGGATGCCCAGCACAAAAGCCTCGATGAAACATTTCGCCAGGCACAGGCCGAGCGCAAACGACTCGTTGAACTGCTGGAAAAGAGTCGAGCTGAAGTCGTCGCGCTCGAGAAAAAGAAAACCGAGATTGCGGCGGATCTCGAAAAGAAAAAGGGGGCTGAAAAGCCCGCCGAAGAACTCGTCGCCAAAGTACGCGAGCAACTTCGTGCAACGACCGAAGCGGCCACGAAGGTCGCCGAAGCCGCCAAGTTGTTGGGCGAGGATAAGCCGCTGAAAGATGCCTCCGATCTGGTGACCAATCGTGCCAAACAGATCGAGACCGATCTAGCAACCGCTGAAAAATCCCTCGCGGACAAACAAGCGGAAACCAAAGGTCTCTCTGATCAAATGGTGATGCTGCAGTCGCAGATCGAAAGCACCCGCAACTCGCAAGTGTCGACCTCCGACCTGACAGCCGCTGAAGAAGCGATGCTTGGGCATCGTCACGAGCGCGACACGATCTACTATCGTTTGCAAGGACTCAAGAACCGACAATTGCTCGCCCAGCGCGTCGTCGATTTTCAAACCGCTACAGAGTCGGATAAGCCAGCCGAAGAGCGAGCCGCGATCTGGAACGATCTGGTCGATCGCTGGACGATTGCTAATCAGGTGGCCCCTTTGCGCCCTCTGACGAGCGAACAGTTCACCCTGTCGCTCCTCGAAGGGACGGGGACCCTGGCTCATCGTCGTCAGCAGTTGCAAGCAGCGCTCGTAGCAAAGCCCCCTGATCGATTGCAGCAAGCACTCGAAGCTGATCGCGAGTCGATGCTGGAAACACTTGTCGACGAGCAACTATTCGAACAATCGCGAGGGAATCTCGGCGCTTTCATTCCGCTCTATGGAACTCTGGCGGGAGCCGACTTTCAGGCCACAGTCAACCAGGCTCTCTTCTTCGAGAATGGTGGGGCGGTGCAGTCTCTGCTGAATCCTGTCCCCGAGAATTTAGTAAGTCGGCTCATGCCACTCACGGAAGCGGGGCCAGTCGCTGAAGAACTTTACGTGTCGATCCTGAGCCGTTTGCCGAGCGACGACGAGCGTCACGAAGTGGCTGCCCACCTGCAAGATCGGACCGACGATCGTCCGCAAGCACTCGGTGAACTGGTGTGGGCCCTCATGTCGACCAGCGAGTTTCGGTTCAATCACTAAATGCTCGGCCCAGTACAGCGGTCCGAATTTTTTAAGTCACCTCACGGAGAATCGACCGATGCGATGCGACTACGAATGTTCGACGAGCATCCACCAGGTGACGCGCCGCGCACTTATCGGCGGCGGATTGCTTGGTGGTCTAGCGGCTGGCTTCGGTGGTGGACTTGCGCCACTGACATCGACCGCGCTTGCTTCCGATCAGATCAAGTCGAAGCAAAAGCGGATACTGAATATCTTCCTGCATGGTGGCGTGAGTCAGCTCGAAACGTGGGACCCCAAACCAAACACCGACACCGGTGGACCGTTCCGCGCGATCAACACCAGCGTGCCAGGGATGCAGATCTGTGAACTACTTCCGCACACTGCGAAGCAGATGCATCATCTGGCGATCGTGCGGAGCCTCAACACCAAGAATGGGGATCATGGTCGTGGCACGGTCGAGATGACGACTGGTCGCAAAGAGATGCCAGGGACGGAGTATCCCCATCTCGGCGCTGCAGCAGCAAAATCCCTGACGCCCGATCGATTTCCGCTCCCGGGACATATCTTGATTCGGAGCGATGGTCCTGGAAAAGGACAAGCAGCATACTTAGGCCCGAAGTACTCGAGTGTCGTGCTCTCGGATGGTAAAGCGCCCGAGAATAGTGATCGACCGGCGAGCGTGCCCGATGCGCTTTCAGCCCGTCGCAACGATCTCCGGCGTAAGATGAACGACCGCTTTGCCGGACGTCGACGAACTGCCGACACCGATGCCTACACCTACTCGTACGATCAGGCCGAGCAGCTGATGGCGCGGAAGAGTGTGTTTGATGTGCAGCAAGAATCGCCAGCCGATCACGATCGCTATGGACGCCACGAGTTTGGTCAGCACTGTCTGTTGGCTCGACGATTGCTCGAAGCCGAAGTGCCGTTTGTACAGATCAACCACTCGAACTACGACACCCACTTCGAGAACTTCGACTATCACATCGAACAGCTCGGAGAATTCGATCGTCCTTTTGCCACGTTGATTGCCGATCTCGCCGAGCGGGGCTTGCTCGAAGATACGGTGGTCTGTGTGATGTCGGAGTTCGGGAGAACGCCGCACATCAACAAGACTTATGGCCGCGATCACTGGGGTACAGCTTGGAGTGTGGTCCTTGGTGGTTCACGGATTCAGCGCGGCGCGGTGATCGGTAAGACCAACGACAACGGCACCGCTGTGGTCGATCGCGAGGTCGATCACGGTCACATCTTCCATACGATTTTGCAAGCAGCCGGTGTGAACACCAAAGCGGAGTTCATCATCGGTGGCCGCGAATTTCCGATCGCCGATCCCGCCAAAGACGCTATCTCGGAGCTGCTGGTATGAGCGATCTCGCCGAGCAACCAGTTGCGATCGAGCCCGAGCATAGCCACGTAGTGGCGACGTTCAAACACAAGCGGCCGCTCGTGGCTTGTCGCATCGATCCGACAGGCAACTATGTTTTCACCGGCGCGGAAGATTATCTCGTTGTGCGGTGGAAGTTGTCCGATGGTAGCTTCACCGAAATGGCCGGACATGAAAGTTGGGTTCGTGCGTTGGCATTTTCTCCTGCAGGGGATGTGACTTACTCCGGTGGCTATGACGGTTTGGTCTTGTCTTGGAACAGCGCCGCCGAAAAGCCCGAGCCTGTGCTGAAGCTAACGGCCCACGATGGCTGGGTGCGAGCCGTGGCGGTGAGCCCCGATGGTAAGTCGCTTGCTACTTGCGGCAACGATGGCCTCGTGAAGCTGTGGGATGCCGCGACCGGATCGGCGCTCCACACGTTCGAAGGCCATGGAATGCACGTCTACAACGTGGCGTTTCATCCAACCGAAAACGCCATCGTCTCGTGCGACATCAAGGGGAACGTCAAGCACTGGGATCTCGCGGAGAAGAAGCTGGTGCGTGATGTTTCGGCTGCAGCGCTGTACAAGTACGACAAGCAGTTTCGGGCCGATATCGGCGGCGCACGAAGCATGGCTTTCTCGCGCGATGGGAAGCAACTCGCCCTCGGTGGCATCACGAATGTCACGAACGCCTTCGCTGGCGTCGGCAATCCGGCGGTCGTGCTGATCGACTGGGAAAGTGGCAAAGTCGTCACGCAGTACGAGGGAAAAGAGAAGCTCAACGGCGTTGCGTGGGGTGTCAAGCAACATCCGAGTGGTTGCTGGATTGGCCTTTCTGGTGGTGGAGGTGGTGGTTGGTTGTACTTCTGGAAAGAGGCGACCGCGCCGGAGTTTGCCAAGGTGAAGTTGCCCGATACCGGTCGCGACTTCGACCTGCATAGCGATGGCCTGCGGGTGGTTGTCGCCCATGCCGATTCGCAAATTCGTGTGCTCGAGCTCCGGAAAAAAGCGACGTAGTTCTCTCTACTGTTTCTGCACACGCTCAGGCTCCTCGCGATTGCTTACGAGGAGCCTCTTTGCGGCGCTTATCACTCGCCTAGCCCAGCAAGCTGGTGCTGTACTTGATGCGGGCAGCCACACAAAGTTCGACGATTCCATCGCGGTAGGTGATTAGCCCCGGATGGAAGAACTTCTGCGCGGTGACAGGTCGAAAGCCTTTGAAGGCTTTCTCGACAGCATCGATAGCGCCGAGCAAGAGCCCGCGCTTCTGCTCGAGTGCGGTCGGGTTCACCGGTTTTCGGTTCTGCTCGATTTCAAAGTCACGCACCCCTGTCTGATAGGCCTCGAGCAGCTTGGTGAAACCGGTGGCGCCCGGCTTTGCCCAGCCACCTTCGCGAGTTTCTGCTTCACTCATCACGCGTTGCCAAACCCGACCATCGAGAACGATGTCCGCCGGCTTGGGAGTCCACATGCGAGTCGGTGGATTCTTGGCTTCAAAGAGCCGCTGACAAGCAGCGCGAAGGGCTTCGGCGACGATCTTCTCGGCTGTCATTGCCGACGCTACAAAGTTTCGGCGCAGCTGATCATCGGGCGATGCGATCAGTTCGCTCACCAGTCGGCTGATCACCATCTCGCGGAGCTGGTTGACCTCTGGTTCCAGTTGGCGCTTCTCAGGCTCGCCGAAATTGAGGTTATAGTCGCGGAACATACCAGCTTC
This window of the Pirellula staleyi DSM 6068 genome carries:
- a CDS encoding DUF1501 domain-containing protein, encoding MRCDYECSTSIHQVTRRALIGGGLLGGLAAGFGGGLAPLTSTALASDQIKSKQKRILNIFLHGGVSQLETWDPKPNTDTGGPFRAINTSVPGMQICELLPHTAKQMHHLAIVRSLNTKNGDHGRGTVEMTTGRKEMPGTEYPHLGAAAAKSLTPDRFPLPGHILIRSDGPGKGQAAYLGPKYSSVVLSDGKAPENSDRPASVPDALSARRNDLRRKMNDRFAGRRRTADTDAYTYSYDQAEQLMARKSVFDVQQESPADHDRYGRHEFGQHCLLARRLLEAEVPFVQINHSNYDTHFENFDYHIEQLGEFDRPFATLIADLAERGLLEDTVVCVMSEFGRTPHINKTYGRDHWGTAWSVVLGGSRIQRGAVIGKTNDNGTAVVDREVDHGHIFHTILQAAGVNTKAEFIIGGREFPIADPAKDAISELLV
- a CDS encoding WD40 repeat domain-containing protein; the protein is MSDLAEQPVAIEPEHSHVVATFKHKRPLVACRIDPTGNYVFTGAEDYLVVRWKLSDGSFTEMAGHESWVRALAFSPAGDVTYSGGYDGLVLSWNSAAEKPEPVLKLTAHDGWVRAVAVSPDGKSLATCGNDGLVKLWDAATGSALHTFEGHGMHVYNVAFHPTENAIVSCDIKGNVKHWDLAEKKLVRDVSAAALYKYDKQFRADIGGARSMAFSRDGKQLALGGITNVTNAFAGVGNPAVVLIDWESGKVVTQYEGKEKLNGVAWGVKQHPSGCWIGLSGGGGGGWLYFWKEATAPEFAKVKLPDTGRDFDLHSDGLRVVVAHADSQIRVLELRKKAT